One Candidatus Hinthialibacter antarcticus DNA window includes the following coding sequences:
- a CDS encoding ammonia-forming cytochrome c nitrite reductase subunit c552: MSISSKGYIVIIVVTCIASVLVTALLMNILERKNEAAKRYIELVDVTEDDTDPAKWGVNWPKQYESYLLTAQSTRTRFGGHGGSEALPEQKIERDPWLKRMFLGYAFSIDYRDRRGHAFMLEDQKNTLRVTKPQTGSCLHCHASVMPLYRELGDGDAIAGFKQTHKLSYQDMSKMLHDSGHSHPVSCVDCHDPDNMKLRVTRPGFILGIQALAKSDYPLPQLPSIGRWREGSQSEDYDPNMLATRTEMRSFVCGQCHVEYYCSSAFPLEFPWSKGLKMENLEAHWNETTMPDGGRFFDYKHKESGAEILKVQHPEFELWSQGIHSRSGVSCADCHMPYQRDGATKVSDHWVRSPLLNVNRACQTCHHLSEDELLARVDSIQEKNFNLLQRAGDALMGQLDAIQAAKDNNATDEQLKEALELQRKAQWRLDYIAAENSMGFHAPQEAARILGEAIDYARQGQVAATQIQN; encoded by the coding sequence ATGTCTATATCATCCAAAGGATACATTGTCATTATCGTGGTCACATGCATCGCCAGCGTGTTAGTCACAGCCTTGTTGATGAACATTTTGGAACGCAAAAACGAAGCGGCGAAACGCTATATCGAGCTGGTCGATGTCACCGAAGACGATACTGACCCTGCCAAGTGGGGCGTGAACTGGCCGAAACAATATGAGTCATATCTGTTGACCGCCCAATCGACGCGCACCCGCTTTGGCGGGCACGGCGGAAGCGAAGCGCTGCCGGAACAGAAGATTGAGCGCGACCCCTGGCTGAAGCGCATGTTTTTGGGTTATGCGTTCTCCATTGATTACCGCGACCGCCGCGGCCACGCGTTTATGCTAGAAGACCAAAAAAACACATTGCGCGTAACCAAGCCTCAGACTGGTTCATGCCTCCATTGCCACGCTTCGGTCATGCCGCTCTACCGCGAGTTGGGCGACGGCGATGCGATCGCCGGCTTCAAACAAACCCACAAATTGTCATATCAAGACATGAGCAAAATGCTTCACGATAGCGGTCACTCCCACCCGGTTTCTTGTGTGGATTGTCACGATCCCGACAACATGAAGTTAAGGGTGACGCGGCCCGGCTTCATATTGGGCATCCAAGCCTTGGCGAAATCTGACTACCCACTGCCGCAGCTGCCTTCTATCGGAAGATGGAGAGAAGGCAGCCAAAGCGAAGATTACGACCCAAACATGCTCGCGACGCGAACGGAAATGCGCTCGTTTGTTTGCGGCCAGTGCCACGTCGAATACTACTGCTCCAGCGCCTTTCCATTGGAGTTCCCCTGGAGTAAAGGCCTTAAGATGGAAAACTTGGAAGCCCACTGGAACGAAACCACGATGCCCGACGGCGGACGCTTCTTCGACTACAAACACAAAGAGAGCGGCGCTGAAATCTTAAAGGTGCAACACCCCGAATTTGAGTTGTGGTCGCAAGGCATCCATTCACGCTCCGGCGTCTCTTGCGCTGACTGCCACATGCCATATCAACGAGACGGCGCCACCAAGGTGTCAGACCACTGGGTGCGTAGTCCTCTGCTCAATGTCAACCGCGCTTGCCAGACCTGCCACCATCTGAGTGAAGACGAACTGTTGGCGCGGGTTGACTCGATTCAAGAGAAAAACTTCAACCTGCTTCAAAGAGCGGGCGATGCGTTGATGGGCCAGCTAGACGCCATCCAAGCCGCGAAAGACAACAACGCGACCGATGAACAATTAAAAGAGGCGCTGGAGCTACAGCGCAAAGCCCAATGGCGCCTGGATTATATCGCGGCGGAAAATTCGATGGGCTTTCACGCGCCCCAAGAGGCCGCGCGAATTTTGGGTGAAGCCATTGATTACGCCCGGCAAGGCCAAGTGGCCGCCACACAAATTCAGAATTAG
- the hcp gene encoding hydroxylamine reductase translates to MFCYQCEQTAHGTGCVERGVCGKDPQTAAMQDLLVYVTKGVSMYANRAAQLGVRDEDVDVFVFRALFVTVTNVNFDAQRIAQWVKDAADMREKAKGLYESACQKAGQQPETLAGPAAWRYVDQFDELVRQGELVSIRSRVESIGDDLVGLQELLIYGLKGLAAYGTHALVLGKSDPALFAFTHEAMDFTTKPNPTVDELLGMNLRCGEMSVSVLALLDSANTGTYGNPTPTPVLMGHKKGKAILVSGHDLKDLEELLKQTEGKGINIYTHGEMLPAHGYPELKKYSHLVGHFGGAWMRQKQEFKQFPGAILMTTNCIMEPQPEYKNQLFTSGVVGWKDIPHITNGDFSGVIAAAEAAPGFTDDSPEKFHNVGFGHHAVLGLADKVIDAVKQGAIKRFVLIGGCDGAEPGRNYYTEMAETMPKDWVVLTLGCGKFRVVDCDMGDIGGIPRLLDMGQCNDAYSAVRVAMALADAFETDINSLPLSLVVSWYEQKAVCVLLALLHLGVKNVRLGPKLPAFVTPAVLNVLVEKFGVMPIGEVEADLKHMQETNA, encoded by the coding sequence ATGTTTTGCTACCAATGTGAACAAACGGCTCATGGAACAGGCTGCGTCGAACGGGGCGTTTGCGGTAAAGATCCGCAAACCGCTGCGATGCAGGATTTACTAGTGTATGTGACTAAAGGCGTTTCGATGTATGCGAACCGCGCTGCTCAATTGGGCGTTCGCGATGAAGACGTCGATGTTTTTGTGTTCCGTGCACTGTTCGTGACAGTGACGAACGTGAACTTTGATGCGCAGCGCATCGCCCAATGGGTGAAAGACGCCGCCGACATGCGCGAGAAAGCCAAAGGCTTGTATGAGAGCGCTTGTCAAAAAGCCGGACAGCAACCCGAGACGTTGGCCGGGCCTGCGGCTTGGCGATACGTCGATCAATTCGACGAACTCGTGCGCCAAGGTGAACTGGTTTCGATCCGCTCGCGGGTTGAGTCAATCGGCGACGATTTGGTCGGCTTGCAGGAACTCTTGATCTATGGTCTCAAAGGCCTCGCGGCGTATGGAACTCACGCCCTCGTTCTTGGTAAGAGCGACCCCGCGTTGTTTGCATTCACCCATGAAGCAATGGACTTTACGACGAAGCCAAACCCCACAGTCGATGAACTGCTGGGCATGAACCTTCGTTGCGGCGAGATGTCGGTGAGCGTACTGGCGCTGCTTGATTCAGCCAATACCGGCACCTACGGCAACCCGACGCCGACCCCGGTCTTGATGGGACACAAAAAAGGCAAGGCCATTCTCGTCTCAGGCCATGACCTCAAAGACCTGGAAGAACTGCTCAAGCAAACCGAAGGCAAGGGAATCAATATTTATACGCACGGCGAGATGCTGCCTGCTCACGGTTACCCCGAACTGAAAAAATATTCGCACCTGGTTGGACATTTTGGCGGCGCCTGGATGCGCCAGAAACAAGAATTTAAGCAGTTCCCCGGCGCGATTCTGATGACCACCAATTGCATCATGGAACCGCAGCCGGAATACAAAAACCAACTCTTCACCAGCGGCGTGGTGGGTTGGAAGGACATTCCCCATATTACCAATGGCGACTTCTCCGGCGTGATTGCGGCGGCTGAAGCAGCGCCGGGCTTTACTGACGATAGCCCCGAAAAGTTCCACAATGTCGGTTTTGGCCATCACGCGGTGTTAGGCCTTGCTGACAAAGTCATCGATGCGGTCAAGCAGGGCGCCATTAAGCGCTTCGTGTTGATCGGCGGTTGCGACGGCGCTGAGCCGGGACGCAACTACTACACAGAGATGGCTGAGACCATGCCTAAAGACTGGGTTGTGTTGACGCTGGGCTGCGGCAAGTTCCGCGTGGTTGATTGCGACATGGGCGACATTGGCGGCATCCCACGTCTGCTCGACATGGGGCAGTGCAACGATGCGTACTCAGCGGTGCGCGTCGCGATGGCGTTGGCGGACGCGTTCGAAACGGACATCAACAGTCTGCCGTTGTCGCTGGTGGTTTCGTGGTATGAACAAAAAGCCGTTTGCGTCTTGCTGGCGCTGCTTCACCTGGGCGTGAAGAATGTTCGCCTTGGGCCGAAGTTGCCTGCCTTCGTTACGCCGGCGGTGTTGAACGTACTCGTCGAGAAATTTGGCGTGATGCCGATTGGCGAAGTCGAAGCCGACTTGAAGCACATGCAGGAAACAAACGCGTAA
- a CDS encoding DEAD/DEAH box helicase: MSNPDTPQLRFEDLNLSTPVLKAVKDIGYEIPTPIQAETIPYIMEGRDVLGQAQTGTGKTAAFALPLLSKIDLKVKNPQVMVLTPTRELAIQVAEAFHRYAANLKNFHILPVYGGQDYSIQLRQLKRGVHIVVGTPGRVMDHMRRNTLSLDDLKCLVLDEADEMLRMGFIDDVEWVLEQTPSERQIALFSATMPRTIQRIVKQHLHNPKEITIKVKTRTADTINQRYWMVSGLHKLDALTRILEGEPFDGMICFVRTKTATEELAEKLEARGYSAAPLNGDIPQKRRERTIDGLKSGKFDILVATDVAARGLDVDRISHVINYDIPYDAEAYIHRIGRTGRAGRTGEAVLFVSPRERRMLHSIEQATKQRIELMSLPSTEIINDKRIARFKDKITDTLALNQLGFFYQLVEDYRQEHNIPAIEIAAALAKILQGDKPLLLEHKPIPKAEFEKERPRKGKPAHQRGRSSSGPERGMGRFRIEVGEVDNIKPGNIVGAIANEADIDSKYIGRIHIYDNYSTVDLPDDLPVETLRKLKKVRVAKKQMQMSKFNEAPPFKSAKKKKKRTP, encoded by the coding sequence ATGTCTAATCCAGATACGCCGCAACTCCGTTTTGAAGACTTGAACCTGAGCACACCCGTCCTCAAAGCAGTCAAAGATATTGGCTATGAAATCCCCACCCCCATCCAGGCTGAAACCATCCCGTATATCATGGAAGGCCGTGACGTGTTGGGGCAGGCCCAAACCGGAACGGGCAAAACCGCCGCATTCGCGTTGCCCTTATTGTCCAAAATTGATTTAAAGGTGAAGAACCCGCAAGTGATGGTGCTCACGCCAACCCGCGAACTTGCCATCCAAGTCGCAGAGGCGTTTCACCGCTATGCGGCTAATTTAAAAAATTTCCATATCCTGCCAGTATACGGCGGACAAGACTACAGCATTCAGTTGCGCCAATTAAAGCGCGGCGTTCATATCGTGGTTGGAACCCCGGGCCGGGTGATGGACCACATGCGGCGCAATACCCTTTCGCTGGACGATTTAAAATGCCTGGTGTTGGACGAAGCCGACGAAATGCTGCGCATGGGCTTTATCGACGACGTCGAGTGGGTGCTTGAACAAACACCGTCCGAACGCCAAATCGCCCTATTCTCGGCGACCATGCCGCGCACCATTCAGCGCATCGTCAAACAGCATTTGCATAATCCCAAAGAAATTACCATCAAAGTCAAAACCCGCACCGCCGACACCATCAACCAACGCTATTGGATGGTCAGCGGTCTACATAAACTCGACGCGCTGACGCGCATTCTCGAAGGCGAACCGTTTGACGGCATGATCTGCTTTGTGCGCACAAAAACCGCGACCGAAGAACTCGCCGAAAAACTGGAAGCGCGCGGCTACTCGGCGGCGCCGCTCAACGGCGACATCCCTCAAAAGCGGCGTGAGCGCACCATTGATGGGCTTAAGTCAGGCAAGTTCGACATTCTGGTCGCGACCGACGTCGCCGCCCGCGGTCTCGACGTAGACCGCATCAGCCACGTCATCAACTACGACATACCCTACGACGCCGAAGCCTATATCCACCGCATTGGCCGCACCGGACGCGCAGGCCGCACCGGCGAAGCCGTCTTGTTCGTTTCCCCGCGTGAACGGCGCATGTTGCACTCCATCGAACAAGCCACCAAACAGCGCATTGAACTGATGAGTCTGCCGTCGACGGAAATCATTAACGACAAGCGCATCGCCCGCTTCAAAGATAAAATCACCGATACGCTGGCGCTCAACCAACTTGGCTTTTTCTATCAATTGGTCGAAGACTACCGCCAGGAGCACAACATCCCCGCGATCGAAATCGCCGCCGCATTGGCCAAGATACTTCAAGGCGACAAGCCGCTTTTGTTGGAACACAAACCCATCCCCAAAGCAGAATTTGAAAAAGAGCGACCACGCAAAGGCAAGCCCGCCCATCAACGAGGGCGCTCGTCTAGCGGGCCGGAAAGAGGCATGGGGCGTTTTCGCATTGAAGTAGGCGAAGTAGACAACATTAAGCCGGGAAACATCGTCGGCGCCATAGCCAACGAAGCGGACATCGACAGCAAGTACATTGGTCGCATTCACATCTACGACAATTACAGCACCGTCGATTTGCCTGATGATTTGCCTGTTGAAACTCTGCGTAAACTCAAAAAAGTGCGCGTCGCGAAAAAACAAATGCAAATGTCGAAATTCAACGAAGCGCCGCCGTTCAAAAGCGCCAAGAAAAAGAAAAAACGCACACCCTAA
- a CDS encoding Rrf2 family transcriptional regulator — protein MLTLSQTAGYAIMALSCLDPNGEEFIQEQSIADKTGISKPYLSKLIHKLSQAGILKGKRGYKGGIIFASDAKSITMMDVVDAIEGTEWRSKCLLGLPTCSCNKPCPVHEFWGKQRPKIEKVLNTLTFDQVIQKKDVNWTLL, from the coding sequence GTGTTGACCCTGTCTCAAACTGCTGGATACGCCATCATGGCGCTGAGTTGCCTGGACCCGAACGGCGAGGAATTCATTCAAGAACAATCCATCGCCGACAAAACCGGCATCAGCAAACCGTATCTCTCGAAATTGATTCACAAATTGAGCCAGGCGGGAATCTTGAAAGGCAAGCGGGGTTACAAAGGCGGAATCATATTCGCCTCGGACGCGAAAAGCATCACGATGATGGATGTTGTTGACGCGATTGAAGGAACGGAATGGCGCTCGAAATGTTTGTTGGGATTGCCGACCTGCTCATGCAACAAACCCTGCCCGGTCCATGAATTCTGGGGCAAACAACGACCTAAAATTGAGAAAGTTCTCAATACATTAACATTTGATCAAGTCATTCAAAAAAAAGACGTAAATTGGACATTACTTTAA
- a CDS encoding alginate export family protein produces the protein MGRKLALIAIIVGCFGLTPSVVCAEDTISFWDDSVSIGGEVRGRGEFSNNFYTADGLSARDDEFFLLRSKLHLDVHPSELWRVYVELQDSRQFESDFANRRAVPNGFEDDLDLFQGYFDLYHIMDSPVSLRVGRQILSYGKQRLVGGFLWSNVARSFDAVKVTVDLPDFYGGSIDVFAGEPVTHDWGNFNDVLDNSNQLYGVYSTWSEVEFVDFLEAYYLLRVNDDVDDEVHSIGSRLGRKYDSNIDWEIEIVGQLGDFRGLDHSAFASHVELGYSPEMAWSPRFAIAHNYATGDDDAGDGDHGTFDNLYPTNHLHYGQMDRNSWRNGHDIELEASVKPLEKLKVVSEVHFFILDESEDDAWYNAGGGVIRAGAPGADSYIGTEFDLSLSYQVCDNFAVGGGYSHFFAGAFIDDTGDDDDADWGYIQATVTF, from the coding sequence ATGGGCCGGAAACTCGCGCTAATCGCAATCATCGTTGGATGCTTCGGGCTGACGCCTTCGGTCGTCTGTGCTGAAGATACTATTAGCTTCTGGGACGACAGCGTCAGTATTGGCGGCGAGGTGCGGGGGCGCGGCGAGTTCTCGAACAATTTCTATACAGCGGATGGGTTGTCTGCGCGTGATGACGAGTTCTTTTTATTGCGCAGCAAATTACACTTAGACGTTCACCCCAGCGAGTTGTGGCGGGTTTATGTCGAGTTGCAAGACTCGCGTCAGTTCGAGTCGGATTTCGCCAACCGGCGCGCCGTCCCCAACGGTTTTGAGGATGACCTCGACCTATTTCAAGGCTATTTCGATTTATATCACATCATGGATTCTCCGGTTTCGCTGCGCGTCGGGCGCCAGATTCTGTCGTATGGCAAACAACGCCTGGTGGGCGGGTTCTTATGGAGCAATGTCGCGCGGTCATTTGACGCGGTCAAAGTGACGGTCGATCTGCCTGATTTTTACGGCGGCAGCATTGACGTGTTCGCTGGCGAACCTGTCACCCATGATTGGGGAAACTTCAACGATGTGTTAGACAACTCCAATCAACTCTATGGCGTCTATTCAACCTGGAGTGAAGTCGAGTTTGTTGATTTTCTCGAGGCGTACTATCTGTTGCGCGTGAATGACGATGTGGATGATGAAGTTCACTCCATTGGTTCTCGCTTGGGTCGCAAGTATGACAGCAATATTGATTGGGAAATCGAAATCGTCGGGCAATTGGGCGACTTTCGCGGCTTAGACCATTCCGCTTTTGCGTCTCACGTTGAGCTAGGGTATAGCCCCGAAATGGCTTGGAGCCCGCGCTTCGCCATCGCCCATAATTACGCGACTGGCGACGACGACGCTGGCGACGGCGACCACGGCACGTTTGATAATTTGTACCCAACCAACCACCTTCATTATGGTCAGATGGACCGTAACTCATGGCGAAACGGTCACGACATTGAGTTAGAAGCGTCAGTTAAGCCGCTTGAAAAACTCAAAGTGGTCAGCGAAGTTCATTTCTTTATTCTGGATGAGTCGGAAGACGACGCCTGGTACAACGCGGGAGGCGGCGTGATTCGCGCGGGCGCGCCTGGGGCTGATTCATACATCGGTACCGAATTTGACTTGAGCCTGAGTTATCAGGTTTGCGATAACTTTGCCGTCGGCGGCGGCTATTCACACTTCTTCGCTGGAGCCTTTATTGACGATACCGGCGATGATGACGACGCCGACTGGGGATACATCCAAGCAACCGTAACGTTCTAA
- a CDS encoding Rrf2 family transcriptional regulator, whose product MQTLLKLSDALALALHTAGVLAAHEDKIIQTQDIAKNLDVSEHHLQKVHQRLTKSGLLRAFRGPKGGFQLSRPSNEILLREIYEAIEGPLCPNQCVLGREKCLTQDCVVGKMMDTLNALVVEFLNNTTVSQLAHSGFKDMPIGEAGK is encoded by the coding sequence ATGCAAACTCTGTTGAAACTATCAGACGCTCTTGCGCTTGCGCTGCACACGGCAGGCGTTTTAGCCGCTCACGAAGACAAAATCATCCAAACGCAAGACATCGCAAAGAACCTGGATGTATCCGAACACCACTTACAGAAAGTTCATCAGCGTCTGACAAAAAGCGGCTTATTGCGCGCTTTTCGCGGCCCCAAAGGAGGGTTTCAGCTCAGCCGTCCCTCCAATGAAATTTTGTTGAGGGAAATTTACGAAGCCATCGAAGGCCCGTTATGTCCCAACCAATGCGTGTTGGGACGCGAAAAATGCCTGACTCAAGATTGCGTCGTCGGTAAGATGATGGACACGTTGAACGCCCTAGTAGTTGAATTCTTAAACAACACCACAGTTAGCCAACTAGCGCACAGCGGTTTTAAAGACATGCCAATCGGCGAGGCAGGCAAATAG
- the nrfH gene encoding cytochrome c nitrite reductase small subunit — translation MSEGSAIKNTKWRVVSAIVIGAFLGLSGYTFIYGEGFSYFSKDPAACVNCHIMQPQFDSWQKASHHTVANCVDCHLPHDFVGKWIAKAENGYWHSKGFTFQDFPEPIFIREKNLKVLHENCLHCHEGMVHEILPGLVSDETGINCLHCHRSVGHGETVGLGKFEPAGK, via the coding sequence ATGAGCGAAGGTTCAGCCATAAAAAACACTAAATGGCGTGTCGTATCAGCCATTGTAATCGGCGCGTTTTTGGGCTTGAGTGGATACACGTTTATCTATGGCGAAGGATTTTCGTATTTCAGCAAAGACCCCGCCGCCTGCGTGAATTGCCACATCATGCAGCCGCAGTTTGATTCATGGCAGAAAGCCAGCCATCACACTGTTGCCAATTGCGTCGACTGCCATCTGCCCCATGATTTTGTTGGTAAATGGATCGCCAAAGCTGAAAACGGCTATTGGCATTCAAAGGGATTCACCTTTCAAGACTTTCCCGAACCGATTTTTATCCGGGAAAAGAACCTGAAAGTGCTGCACGAAAATTGCCTGCATTGCCATGAGGGAATGGTGCATGAAATTTTGCCCGGTCTCGTATCAGATGAGACCGGAATCAATTGCCTGCATTGCCACCGCTCGGTTGGCCATGGCGAGACTGTCGGGCTAGGGAAATTTGAACCAGCAGGAAAGTAA